In Drosophila suzukii unplaced genomic scaffold, CBGP_Dsuzu_IsoJpt1.0 scf_5, whole genome shotgun sequence, the genomic window GCGTCgatggccctgtccttggcgtCGTCGGTCCGGTGCTCGGTGTCGGTGGGGCCCAATGCTCCGGTCTGCCACGAGTCCTGGGatccagcgggctcacccggggaccactCTCCTCCGAGATTCGGGGCTCCTCCGTCGCCGccgtctcctccgcgggtccctccggccaggtccagacaacagtctgctgccgccaccttaccccttcggccacgaacgttcgggtgctgtggctcacgtgggccgccggtatgtccgtccggatgtgATGTCCCGTCGGgtttcctgaagggc contains:
- the LOC139354989 gene encoding uncharacterized protein is translated as MRASFTAGASAIPSGHSCSAISRHRWPSGADTVRHNFGRATTSDTLGAECCRLSGGRPPSTGSGHSQGPRSSGSSGSAVTVAHPVGIGVDGPVLGVVGPVLGVGGAQCSGLPRVLGSSGLTRGPLSSEIRGSSVAAVSSAGPSGQVQTTVCCRHLTPSATNVRVLWLTWAAGMSVRM